The Dyadobacter sp. 676 DNA window CGGACCTATGAAATATTTGCGGCGCACTGGCCTTATCAGAATGATGCGATCGGCGAAATTTTCAACCGGATCAATAAATATGTGGTCGCTACAACACCCATCGATATGTCGTGGAAAAATTCGATCCTGATCGACAAAGATATAGTCAATGAGTTGAAAAAATTAAAGGAACAGGACGGGCCTGATTTGATGGTATGGGGCAGCAGCCGTTTGATGCAAACCCTGCTCGCCCACCGCCTCGTGGACGTATTGCATACATGGACGTATCCGATCACGCTGGGCAAGGGGAAAAAACTCTTTGAAGAAGGTACGCAGGCGCAGCGATGGAAAATGACGGATTCGGAGGTATCGGCGAAAGGCGTAATCTTCGCAAGCTATATCCTCGACGGCGAAGTGCAGTGCGGTTCTTTCGCACCACAGGAAGCAAGCGAAGCCGAATTGGCCCGCAGGCAGAAGTGGCAACGGGAATAAACGGCTGAAAACGTAATGCGAAGGTGCATCGATTTGATATCCGGGACGACTGCCACACGCCGGTCAGACCTCCTCCCGCCGGAATATAGAATCGATGCCATACCTTAGTTTACGGATTACCTTATCAACGAAGCGCTCGTTGGCCGGATAAATCCTTCTGTACATTTCCTGCAACCGGAGGAAGTATTCTTCATTTGCGCCGATGGTTTCGGGGAAATTGAATATGGTGTATTCAGGGTCAAACTTCGAGCGTCCGAACGGGTTTGGTCCTTTGGTATGCGTCGCGTCCTTACCGAACCCGACATTGTTTACCAGGCTGTTATCCGGAAACAGGGAGATCCCGTCGGCCTTAAACACCGTCCACCACCATCTGATCGCCCAGGAGCTGATGTTTTTTCTTTCCATCTGGTCGATGAGCATATCCTTGTATTTGATCGTTCCGTTGAGGTCGAACCTCCTGGCCAGATCCGGGTTTGTTTTCAGCTCTTCATAGCCTTCGGCCCGGGGGTCGAACTGGCTCCATGCCCTCTTCCAGGTAGCCCAGCCCCATGACGCCGTCAGAGGAAGAAAAAACGCGGACCGCGTTGCAGGGACACCAATGGGAAATTGGTAACCGCACACTTGCATTACCTTGTCCTGCTTTTCGTACCTTTCCAGGGCTTCGTTCATGTATTTAAGAAATCCCCTTGCGACAATCAGGTCGTCTTCCAGTACGATCACCCTACCGTGTTCGTTCACCTGCCGCGTTACCCCCTCGATGATCGAATTGGCTAATCCCTTGTTTTGCGCCGATTCGATAATATGGACCTCCTTACACCATTTCCGGTCCCTGATCAGCCGGCGGACCTCCGTCACCAACCGGCGGTCGTCGTCGGAAGCATCGGCCCTGGGGCCGTCGGCGTAAATATAGAGGACAGACTCGTCGGCCAGCATGTCGGCAGCCAGTGCTTCCAACGTCCGCTTCGTGTGAGCCGGACGCTTGTATACGAACAGGAGAATGGGTGCAGGATTGTATTGCATTAGTCAGATATATATTGCTGCCAACCGTCGTTTAAGCGCCTGCATTATCCATGCAGTTTTGGCAGCGTGATGAATCGGGGCACATTGGCGCGGCTGAACCCGCATCCTGAGCGGTATGCGGAAACGACCCGGCGAAGCTAGCAAAAAATATTACTCGTGTCACGCATTTGCCACGAACCTGGCAGGTTCCATGGCCCGTTTCGCCGAAAACCGCATATCCCGCGGATATTCGGGGTGGCCTCAATGAAAAAAGTGCCCCGCCGGGCCCTCCGACAGGCGAGCGGCCAGATGTTGAGCGTCCGGGGTATTTCTTATTTCCTCGTCAATCAGCATGTCGAGGACCTGATAGAAATCGAGGTTATAATCCCAGCCGAGGTCGCTGACCGCCTCCCGATTGTCGCCGTAAATATCTTCGATATCGGTTAACCGGCTGAGGTTCTTATCGACGACGATCTTTCCGGTATCCAGGCCCAGCCTGTGAAAAATATGGTGGACAATATCTTCCAGTAAAATGCTGGTGCCCGAACAGATGACATAGTCCTTCGCAACCGGGTTCTGCTGCATCAGCCACATGGCCTCCACATATTTAGGCGAATAACCAAAGTCGCGCCGTACATGCAGATTCCCGACCCGTAGCACCATATCGGGATTCGAAGTCATCTTAATGGCTTCGACGATCACTTTCTTTACAAAAAAGTTCGATGACCTCAGATAGGATTCATGGTTAAAAAGCACGCCGGTGCAGCAATGCAGCTTATAGGCTTCCCGGTAATTCACAATCATCCAGAAAGCCGACGCTTTGCTGATGGCATAAGGGCTCAACGGGTGCATCGGCGAATTGATCCTGACGGGCAAATCGCTCACCATCCCGTACATCTCCGAACTGGATGCCTGGTAAAACCTGGTATTTTTGTCATGCAGCCGGATCGCCTCCAGAAAATTCAGCACCGAAACGAAATTGAATTTGATGGTTTCGATCGGGTACTCGAAAGAAAGCCCGACGGAGCTTTGTGCCGCCAGGTTATATATCTCGTCCGGCTTGTATTTTACCAGCAATCTTAAAATCGAGGCTTGCTCCCACAGATCGCACAATTCCAGCGTAACCTGGTCGCGGATCCCGAGATATTCCAGCCCATGCAATTTCCGGTTCAGGTCCCTTACAACGCCGACGACCTTGTAACCCTTCGAGAGCAGCAGCTGCGCAAGATACGCCCCGTCCTGTCCCGATATTCCTGTTATAATAGCGACTTTCATAGGGCCGACTGATAAATGTCCAACGTCTCGCGCGATACCTTCTCCCAGGAGAACTTCCCGGCCTGCCTGAGGCCTCTCTCGCGATATTCCTCGCGCAGCCCCCGGTCATAATAAAACAACTCGCATTTGTTCAGCATATCCCCCGGGTTTTCGGGGTCGATGTATAACGCCGCCTCCTGGCCGACCTCCGGCAACGAACTCACATTGCTCAGTATCGTCGGGCAACCGCAATTGAATGCTTCGAGTGCCGGAATGCCGAAGCCTTCGTACAAGCTTGGAAAAACAAAAAAAAGCGCTTTGCTATAAAGCGCCGCCAGGCGCTGGTCATCGATGGGCAATTGTACCACCTGGCTCGCTACCCCCAATTTATTGATCAATTGCAGTTCCTCGTCGTTAAATTTGCCACCTCCCGCACAGATCAGCCTTAGGCTCTTTTCCCGCTTCCAGCAAGCCATGTATGGCCTCGAAAAACAGGGCGAAGTTCTTGTAACCCAGCCTGTTTCCTACAAAAAGAATATAATCTCCCCAGTTTTCGTCGGTCCCGTCCGGGCGGGCGAAAAACGAACTTGCCAAATGCGTTACCTGAATGCGGTCCTCCGCAACGCCATAGTAATCAACGATATCCCGCTTTGTGCTTTGCGATATAGCGATGACCCTGGATGCCCTTTTTAACAATATTTCTCTATTTGAAATGACCTTGTCCATATTGGTAAGAAGCGTCGGATAGCGGTCCGAAAACTTCTCATGAATCAGATCATAAAAAGTAACGACAAACGGCCTGTTCGGCAGTTTCCCGTTCAAAAAATAAGTATCGTAATAGGTTGGATGAAAAATATCGTAATCGCCTTTTTGTATAAAGCGTTCCGAAACGAACCGGTTGAGCCGTTCTTTCACCGCCCAGCGCCCTTTGAATTTAAAAGGAAGGAACTGCCGGGAATCGTACATTCTCCGATCTTTTGTAAACTCGTTCTCTGAAAAGTAAATAGTGTTTTGGCAATCATTGCCGAGTAAAGTTAACCCTTTGGAGAGTTCATAAAAATACCGGGAAATCCCGCCGTAATTCTGATTATTGTATATCTGATGATCGTAGAGAATTTTCATTGCCACGGATAGAGTTTCTGATAAAATCGAAATCATTTGAAAGCAACGATTTCTGACTACGAACCTTTGTAACCAACTGAGCAACCTTCGGATTGAGCGACAGGCGAAACAGTGAGGGATTGATCCTGCGCCTTGTAATCAGGTGAAGCGTCCGACCATCGGTGTAAAAATTACATCCGAATTTCCGCGCAAGCGTATCCAGCGAGCGTTCTGAATACAATGCAATGTGCTGGCCGGTTTCCGGTGTGAAATACCACCAGTCACGGGCGGATGTGAGCTTACGCGCCGGCACCAGCTCCGTCGAGAAGAAAATTGAATCCGAAAACTCAAGCATTTTTTCCAGCTCTTCCACCGGGTTCTCGAGATGTTCGAATAGCTCGAAAGCGGTTAGGAGCTCAAATTTCCTGACCGAACTGTCGTGCAGATCGAAATGACGCGCAAAAATATTTTCGCAATAGGTATCGAACCTGTGAAAATCAAACCCGCAATCCCTCATGATTCTCACGAGCATTCCGTAGCCTCCTCCATAGTCGAGAAAATGCCCTTCCCTGTCAAAATGGGACAAAATCAAAGAGGAAAGCCGCTTGGAAATCCCGATGTTCCTTCCGACCAACCCGATATCGAGCGATGTAATTGCCGAGTTATAGGCTTCATTCAACCAATAAGGGGATTCGGTTTGTATGAATTTACATTCACTGCACTGATGGTAGTCTATCTTATATTGACTTAAAATAGTTGTCTTACTATCAAATAAAGCCGGAGAATCACTTCCACAAATCTTGCAAAACATAGGCGGTGGACGAAGAGCAAATGAGGGATCTAGTATGCGTTAATTAGTTACAAATTGACGGTAGCATCGGCCAAATATAGGCATATTTTTTTCAAGTTTACAAACATGCCGGAACCATTATTATTAAACGATCTTCTTTGGGAATCTACTTGTGCCAATTCTATTATTCGACCCAACCGGTGTGTATAATCGGCGTTATAAAGCATTATGGGGCGTAATGCATATGCGATCAGGCACAGAGTTGCAAACGAATCGATGCGGGCAGGCTTTCGGTTCGTGCCCTTTCAACAACATCTGCGGGCCCGGATTAATGCTATCTTAATACAGTAATAAAAGATACATATCTGCTAAATTAACAAGACATTTTCGGCTAAATATAAATTGTGCCAATCCTCTTTTATACCTTTACCCTGGCAAAAGACTACGGTCCCTGTTTGAAGACAAACCAACCTGAAGTAAAAGACTGACAAGTGGCAACTGAATTTTTTGTAGGCCCGATTCTCGATAACTGGCTGAAATACGGCCTGATCTACGGCCTCATCGTTTGCGTTTACCTGCTGTTATACAGAAAAATATACTGGGGAATATTCGACCCGATGTTCCTTACTACTATTAACCTGAGCGGAAGTGCGTTCTGCGTCTATTTCCTTTACTCGGACGAGTCGCTCAAGCCGGTCTACGGCTGGTCGTTCATCGGGACGGAAATTGCGCTCTTTTGCGGATTAAACCTGGCGGCGATGATCCCTGCGCTGCGGATCGGGGGGAGCAGGGAACTGGAGCATAAAAACGAGAGCGGTATCAGCGAGTTCGATGTTTTCTGTTTTATCGTGTGTATTGCGTATACCATCGTTGAAATCGTCAACCTGAAAACGGTCGGAATCGTTTTGCTCGATGAAGAAAACAACCACGTGTCCGCGTACGGCGGGCATGGCATTATCAGGGCCTTCCTGATGTCTTTCCGGACACTGGTGACGCTCACGCTGTATTACAAGGTGCTCTTCCTCAAAAGGAGGCTGAACGCGCTGGAGATTTTTATCTGCCTCGTGTTGCTGCTGGATATCGCGACAAGCGGCTCCAAATCCGCCATCGTCGTATTTTTTGTACTCTACTTCCTGACAGCCTATCCGTTGACTTTGCATGGGCAGATGAAGGCAATGAAAATCTCATTGCCGGCGTTGATGCTTCTGGCCACGTTCCCCATCGCGGTGGTCATGGTCTCGGTGGGGGCATCGCCCATCAGTGCGATGCAGCAGGTAGCGCTGAGATTTATGGCGAGCGGGGATATTTTTCTCCTCGGCTATTACGACGACGTGATGGCGTCCATCCAGGAAACTTCGTTTTTCAAATATGCATTTTACCCCGGCTGGGGCACGATCCTGAAAAACCTGGGTTTCAATATCATACCGCCGGAACCCATCGGTGTCGATGTTTTCGCGTATTACACCAACCGCCGGACCTCGGGAGCCAACGGCCGGTACAACTATCTTGCCTACCATTTCTTTGGTTTATGGGGAGGGATCGTATATGCCCTTATCATCGGTTTGCTTGTGGGCTACATCCGCCAGATATACGTAAAATTCAACCCGTCGACCGTTAGCTATTTTGTTTTCCTGTTTATGGTAATATTGGTCAACTCTTCGACCCGGTTGATCGATGACATCCTGTTATTCGGTAATACGAGCTTCTGGTCCCTGTTTTTCCTGATCGCCTGCTGTGTTGCGGCGAAGTTGCTCCATTTGGTACTCCGCGCGCTTGTAACGCATTCGCCGGATGTCAACATGAAAAATCAGCCGGGATAAGCCGCTGTCCGGAAAATGCCGCTATGAAAAAAATAGCTATACCCTCAGCAAAATCGCCGGGCAGGTCCGGTAAACGTGTAGCACGATGACATTACCGATATGAGGGGCCTTTGACGAATCATACCGGCCCGTATTATATTTTCAGGAGTCTCAGGAGCTCTTCCCTGAAACTGCTGCCTATCGGTATTTCCGTGCCGCACATCTCGATCATATTGCCTTTGATCGCCCTCAGCTTGCCGAGGTTTACAATATAGGACCGGTGCACCCGCATAAATTGGCCGGGTGCCAAAGCATGGTTCAATAGTTTCAAATGCGAGCCAGCGAGCATTCTTTTGCCATTTGTGAGGTAAATGGAACAAAAATCGCGTTCGCCCCGAATGTAGCATATGTCGTCGAAGTCGACTTTGACCAACCGGGTGTCCTGCCTGATAAACAGGTACGAGGCGGGCTCGTAGCGCGCCGCCGGCCAGTCATTTCCGGCTATTCTCTCCCGCACCTTTTGTACAGCCTGACAAAAACGCTCGAAAGTGACAGGTTTCAACAGGTAGTCGACTGCATTCAAATCAAATCCCTCTACCGCATATTCGGAATAAGCGGTAGTGAAAATAACCAACGGGGGCTTCTGCAGGGAACGCAGGAATGTTGTGCCGGTGACCACGGGCATCCGTATGTCCAGGAATAGCACATCGACCGGAAACCCGTTCAGTGCCTTGTAGGCCTCTGCGGCATTTTTGCACATTGCCTGCAAATGCAGGCCCGGCAACTGCCCGATATGCGATTTTAAGATATCACGGGCGATGGGCTCGTCGTCCACCACAAGGCAGTTGATTTTTCTCATAGGATATCGATGAACAATTTAACGCGATAAATACCTCCTTCCTCGGCGGCCTCGTAGCGGTACCGTCCGGGATAATAAAGGTCGAGGCGCTTCCTGAGATTTGGTAACCCGATCCCCTCTCCTTCCCGCCTCACCGTGCCGGGGCTCGCCGTGTTGTCCAGCGTTGCCCGCAGGTGTCCCCGCTCCACATCGAGCGAAAAGCGGATGTAAGCGCCGGGTTCATCCGGACAAAATTTAAATGCATTCTCGACCAGCGGTATCAGCAACAACGGAGGCATGATATATTCGGAAGAATCGGTGTGGATGCGGGTTGTTACCAATGTATCATTGAGTCTTATCCGTTCCAATTCGATGTAGTCCTTCAACAACCCGAGCTCCATGCCGATTGCCAGCCGGTTGTGCCCCGTTTCGTAAAGCATATAGCGTAGCAATGCGGACAATCGCGCTACCAGTTCCGCAGACAGTTGTGTTTCTTCCCGCAAAATAAGGCCGTAGATATTGTTCAGGGAATTGAACAAAAAATGCGGATTGATCTGGGATTTAAGAAAAGCGGATTCAAGTTCGGCATTGTTTTTGGCGAGCTCCAATGCCTTAACCTGACTGCGCCAGCCGGCCAGCGCCAGTTTGATGCATAGCGGAATGCTTAGTGTAAGCAACAGAAAAAAAGGAGTTCCCATGCTCAACAACCGCTTCAACACGATGTTGATCAAGCCGGATTGGAGCAATTCGTAATATCCGGCCTGGCTTTCTTTCAGAACGGAAAGGCAATTTCCGCAGGACCGGACGATCAATTGCTCCGCAGCCGCATCCAGAACCGTGTAGCAAAAGAGTATCGCCACCATACTCAGCACCACGGCAAACTTCCTGCGTTTTTTGACCAGCACGGTAACCGGCCCCACGATTACGTAAAAGGCGGCGGCAATCAGGCTGGTGTTCAGCAGAGCGGACACCAGCAAATATTCGACCGGAAATCCCGAGTAAACATTGAAACTGATCAGGGTCAGATAAAAGCGCAGACCCAAAAGCAACAGCCAGAACAACACATGCAGGAGCACCCGCTGCAACGGCGTAGGGTCAAGCAAATTGAATCGGCTCCGGATTTTCATATCCAAAATGTACGAACTCCTGCTGAAAAAAGACTGCCGTCGTCAGGCAAGCGATAGTCATTGCCGGCTATTGTCGCGTGTAAACCGGCGGCCATTGCAAGCGACTTCCCCCCGAAACATGCCTTTATTCCGTTTCATTGCTCAAAATAATTCCTTCATCTTTCGGCTGGCGTCGAGGTTGGCCAGCACCGCAATCGCTATCAGCGTCACCACGATATACGGCCCTACGATGTTAGCGAAATTATAGCGGTCCGCGTCGCCGGATATCTGAACCAAACTCCGGCCCATGTTACCGGCGGCCGCGCGGGGAACGAGCGCCTGAACAAAGTTCCAGCCCGCATGCAAACCGATCGGCAACGCAAGATGCTTCGTTTTTACATATGCCATTCCAAATAATACGGAGCCGAGCCCTGTTGTGAGAATAGTGGTTAAAACCGAAAAAAAATCCATCCCCGCATGCACGTGCATGAACCCAAACGGAATGGCTATTGCCACCTGCGCTTTCCAGGTGCCATAATTGTCCAACATCGTTTGAAAGGGATATCCCCTGAACACAAACTCCTGGACAACGGAAGACCACAGGCAGCTCACAAAAACGACCATAATGTAAACCGGGTCTACGTCGCGGTTAACCTGCCAGCCATCACCTGTCAGGAACAGCGTAATAGCGGCGGTGGCAAGCAGCATCCCGCAGCCCGCAAAAATTCCGGATAACCCCTGCAGCCAGTGGCGCCGGGTCTTGGGCAGTAAATGGAGTTGGGCGAACTTTCGTTCCTCCCATCGCAGGAGCAACCAGCTGTCCGCAGCGGAAACCAGAAAAAAGAACCAGAAATCGTTCAGGAACGGCACCAGGCCCGCGATTTGC harbors:
- a CDS encoding dihydrofolate reductase family protein codes for the protein MRKIIVPTFMTMDGVLQAPGGPEEDRSNGFEWGGWQFPFWDEQMNNNPGKIMATSFDLLLGRRTYEIFAAHWPYQNDAIGEIFNRINKYVVATTPIDMSWKNSILIDKDIVNELKKLKEQDGPDLMVWGSSRLMQTLLAHRLVDVLHTWTYPITLGKGKKLFEEGTQAQRWKMTDSEVSAKGVIFASYILDGEVQCGSFAPQEASEAELARRQKWQRE
- a CDS encoding GDP-mannose 4,6-dehydratase, which translates into the protein MKVAIITGISGQDGAYLAQLLLSKGYKVVGVVRDLNRKLHGLEYLGIRDQVTLELCDLWEQASILRLLVKYKPDEIYNLAAQSSVGLSFEYPIETIKFNFVSVLNFLEAIRLHDKNTRFYQASSSEMYGMVSDLPVRINSPMHPLSPYAISKASAFWMIVNYREAYKLHCCTGVLFNHESYLRSSNFFVKKVIVEAIKMTSNPDMVLRVGNLHVRRDFGYSPKYVEAMWLMQQNPVAKDYVICSGTSILLEDIVHHIFHRLGLDTGKIVVDKNLSRLTDIEDIYGDNREAVSDLGWDYNLDFYQVLDMLIDEEIRNTPDAQHLAARLSEGPAGHFFH
- a CDS encoding glycosyltransferase, whose translation is MACWKREKSLRLICAGGGKFNDEELQLINKLGVASQVVQLPIDDQRLAALYSKALFFVFPSLYEGFGIPALEAFNCGCPTILSNVSSLPEVGQEAALYIDPENPGDMLNKCELFYYDRGLREEYRERGLRQAGKFSWEKVSRETLDIYQSAL
- a CDS encoding glycosyltransferase, whose product is MKILYDHQIYNNQNYGGISRYFYELSKGLTLLGNDCQNTIYFSENEFTKDRRMYDSRQFLPFKFKGRWAVKERLNRFVSERFIQKGDYDIFHPTYYDTYFLNGKLPNRPFVVTFYDLIHEKFSDRYPTLLTNMDKVISNREILLKRASRVIAISQSTKRDIVDYYGVAEDRIQVTHLASSFFARPDGTDENWGDYILFVGNRLGYKNFALFFEAIHGLLEAGKEPKADLCGRWQI
- a CDS encoding class I SAM-dependent methyltransferase, which gives rise to MNEAYNSAITSLDIGLVGRNIGISKRLSSLILSHFDREGHFLDYGGGYGMLVRIMRDCGFDFHRFDTYCENIFARHFDLHDSSVRKFELLTAFELFEHLENPVEELEKMLEFSDSIFFSTELVPARKLTSARDWWYFTPETGQHIALYSERSLDTLARKFGCNFYTDGRTLHLITRRRINPSLFRLSLNPKVAQLVTKVRSQKSLLSNDFDFIRNSIRGNENSLRSSDIQ
- a CDS encoding response regulator transcription factor: MRKINCLVVDDEPIARDILKSHIGQLPGLHLQAMCKNAAEAYKALNGFPVDVLFLDIRMPVVTGTTFLRSLQKPPLVIFTTAYSEYAVEGFDLNAVDYLLKPVTFERFCQAVQKVRERIAGNDWPAARYEPASYLFIRQDTRLVKVDFDDICYIRGERDFCSIYLTNGKRMLAGSHLKLLNHALAPGQFMRVHRSYIVNLGKLRAIKGNMIEMCGTEIPIGSSFREELLRLLKI
- a CDS encoding sensor histidine kinase; translated protein: MKIRSRFNLLDPTPLQRVLLHVLFWLLLLGLRFYLTLISFNVYSGFPVEYLLVSALLNTSLIAAAFYVIVGPVTVLVKKRRKFAVVLSMVAILFCYTVLDAAAEQLIVRSCGNCLSVLKESQAGYYELLQSGLINIVLKRLLSMGTPFFLLLTLSIPLCIKLALAGWRSQVKALELAKNNAELESAFLKSQINPHFLFNSLNNIYGLILREETQLSAELVARLSALLRYMLYETGHNRLAIGMELGLLKDYIELERIRLNDTLVTTRIHTDSSEYIMPPLLLIPLVENAFKFCPDEPGAYIRFSLDVERGHLRATLDNTASPGTVRREGEGIGLPNLRKRLDLYYPGRYRYEAAEEGGIYRVKLFIDIL
- a CDS encoding type II CAAX endopeptidase family protein, coding for MKIILNDFPWTKVVLYFTVMGAAMQIAGLVPFLNDFWFFFLVSAADSWLLLRWEERKFAQLHLLPKTRRHWLQGLSGIFAGCGMLLATAAITLFLTGDGWQVNRDVDPVYIMVVFVSCLWSSVVQEFVFRGYPFQTMLDNYGTWKAQVAIAIPFGFMHVHAGMDFFSVLTTILTTGLGSVLFGMAYVKTKHLALPIGLHAGWNFVQALVPRAAAGNMGRSLVQISGDADRYNFANIVGPYIVVTLIAIAVLANLDASRKMKELF